A stretch of Candidatus Hinthialibacter antarcticus DNA encodes these proteins:
- a CDS encoding DJ-1/PfpI family protein — protein sequence MTAKTILMIVGDFVEDYEVMVPFQALQMVGHTVHAVCPDKKAGETVRTAIHDFEGDQTYSEKPGHNFALNADFASINPEDYDALCLPGGRAPEYIRLNPRVIELVQHFSTANKPIAAICHAAQLLAAAGALNGKSCSAYPAVAPEVKLGGGTYIDLAMTDAHVDGNLVTAPAWPAHPNWLKQFLDVLGTKIEL from the coding sequence ATGACGGCAAAAACAATTTTGATGATCGTCGGCGATTTTGTGGAAGACTATGAAGTCATGGTCCCGTTTCAGGCGTTGCAAATGGTGGGGCATACCGTCCACGCCGTTTGTCCCGACAAAAAAGCGGGAGAGACGGTTCGCACTGCCATTCATGATTTTGAAGGCGACCAAACCTATAGCGAAAAACCCGGGCACAATTTCGCTTTGAATGCGGATTTCGCTTCCATCAACCCCGAAGACTATGACGCGCTCTGCCTGCCCGGCGGCCGCGCGCCAGAGTACATTCGCCTCAACCCGCGCGTGATTGAGTTGGTGCAGCATTTTTCGACGGCGAACAAACCCATCGCCGCAATTTGTCACGCCGCGCAGTTATTGGCCGCGGCGGGCGCCCTGAATGGAAAATCCTGCTCGGCCTATCCGGCGGTTGCGCCTGAGGTCAAACTCGGCGGCGGGACCTACATTGACCTCGCCATGACCGACGCCCATGTAGACGGCAACCTGGTCACCGCGCCCGCCTGGCCGGCGCATCCAAACTGGTTAAAGCAATTTCTTGACGTGTTGGGAACAAAAATCGAATTGTAA